One Thermoanaerobaculia bacterium genomic region harbors:
- a CDS encoding response regulator: MQANPGRPVLVVEDDAQIRDVIEELLRIEGYPSRCATDGAQAIALVRSGVRPSVILLDSMMPRMNGEQFLKVRGADPDLAAIPVYLISASGNLDETTERYRVEGFLRKPFDPDRLLEIVRRHCPRGSSG; the protein is encoded by the coding sequence ATGCAAGCCAACCCGGGCCGGCCCGTCCTCGTCGTCGAGGACGACGCCCAGATCCGCGACGTCATCGAGGAGCTGTTGCGGATCGAGGGATATCCCTCCCGGTGCGCGACCGACGGGGCCCAGGCGATCGCCCTCGTGCGCTCCGGCGTCCGGCCGTCGGTCATCCTTCTCGACAGCATGATGCCGCGGATGAACGGCGAGCAGTTCCTGAAAGTCCGCGGCGCCGACCCGGACCTGGCCGCGATCCCCGTCTACCTCATCTCCGCGAGCGGGAACCTCGACGAGACCACGGAGCGCTACCGGGTCGAGGGATTTCTCCGGAAGCCGTTCGACCCCGATCGCCTCCTCGAGATCGTCCGCCGCCACTGTCCCCGCGGATCGTCGGGATGA
- the arsM gene encoding arsenite methyltransferase gives METDETTKQFIRQRYASIVTGKPLPVSASCCASTELSSFVEEGYAGMEGYAADADLSLGCGLPTAHAGLRPGETVLDLGSGAGNDVFIASRAVGPSGRVIGVDMTPEMIAKANANAAKLGAKNVDFRLGEIEALPVEDGTVDVVISNCVVNLVPDKMRAFSEIHRVLKPGGRFSVSDIVLDGELPRAVRRSAEMWAGCIAGALQKDEYLGIARSAGFDVAVEKERMIEIPREIVAAALAGAVLESPVRILSITLAGRKRG, from the coding sequence GTGGAAACCGACGAGACCACCAAACAGTTCATCCGGCAGCGGTACGCGAGCATCGTGACGGGAAAGCCGCTCCCGGTCTCCGCTTCCTGCTGCGCGTCGACCGAGCTCTCCTCGTTCGTCGAGGAGGGGTACGCGGGCATGGAGGGTTATGCCGCCGACGCCGACCTTTCCCTCGGGTGCGGCCTTCCGACCGCGCACGCCGGGCTCCGGCCGGGGGAGACGGTTCTGGACCTCGGGAGCGGCGCCGGCAACGACGTCTTCATCGCTTCGCGCGCGGTCGGTCCCTCGGGCCGGGTGATCGGCGTCGACATGACGCCGGAGATGATCGCGAAGGCGAACGCGAACGCGGCGAAGCTCGGCGCGAAGAACGTCGATTTCCGGCTCGGGGAGATCGAGGCGCTTCCGGTCGAGGACGGCACGGTCGACGTCGTGATCTCGAACTGCGTCGTCAATCTCGTTCCCGACAAGATGAGGGCCTTTTCCGAGATTCACCGCGTGTTGAAGCCGGGCGGCCGCTTCAGCGTCTCCGACATCGTCCTTGACGGCGAGCTCCCGCGGGCGGTCCGCCGGAGCGCCGAGATGTGGGCGGGGTGCATCGCGGGCGCCCTGCAGAAGGACGAATACCTCGGAATCGCGCGCTCCGCGGGATTCGACGTCGCGGTCGAGAAGGAACGGATGATCGAGATCCCCCGGGAGATCGTCGCGGCGGCGCTCGCGGGAGCCGTGCTGGAGAGCCCGGTTCGCATCCTTTCGATCACGCTGGCGGGACGGAAGCGCGGGTAG
- a CDS encoding metalloregulator ArsR/SmtB family transcription factor — MDTDSLAAAFKALSDPTRMKILALLRERGRSCCDLIGKREPGLCACDVQASVGLAQSVVNHHMQILIRAGVVSGEKRGRWMYYRRNEAAIAALAEALARAV; from the coding sequence ATGGATACGGATTCGCTGGCCGCCGCGTTCAAGGCGCTTTCCGACCCGACGCGCATGAAGATCCTGGCGCTCCTCCGGGAGCGCGGCCGATCCTGCTGCGACCTGATCGGGAAGCGCGAGCCGGGCCTCTGCGCGTGCGACGTGCAGGCCAGCGTGGGGCTCGCGCAGTCCGTCGTCAACCATCACATGCAGATCCTGATCCGCGCGGGAGTCGTTTCCGGGGAGAAGCGCGGACGCTGGATGTACTACCGGAGAAACGAGGCGGCGATCGCGGCGCTCGCGGAAGCGCTCGCGCGCGCCGTGTGA